One stretch of Miscanthus floridulus cultivar M001 chromosome 18, ASM1932011v1, whole genome shotgun sequence DNA includes these proteins:
- the LOC136521715 gene encoding uncharacterized protein isoform X1, which translates to MEAPRFLNKIFPQDQADLSWVPEGMDPNSSYMLAVRVGAYVKFTDDGGREYCQACNIPMILDRDMTNWNDLLIDIGTEINLSSKHKLRVTYWDNMSRTYEEITSDQKLLHAIDMYWEIRRLSVQVCVMKNDDSDCLHDIGRLQSMPCVLQGSTDAPANQIIAQPPLDIASSLVEPLVQNNAEVAWVDDDIEYVGLDDEDSVSDSSDREVYGDVDCVGLEDELVVEDAQSCETIIHATDLENPTIKVGVTFVDSTTFKKAIRQYAIKGEYEIATPYSEAKRYRGYCKADGCKWRIHASQLQDGRTWQIKKIPVDHTCQSTGKVEKNCMTTNHWVRDRVLDWLAKDATIGAKALQKRLQEQYHLQLSYWVVWDGRNMALEQLKGRWDDSFAHAFRFKAEVERTNPGSLVDIEYEQDRKKMKFTRMFVAFKASVDGFLNGCRPFLGVDSTHLTGKWKGQLASATAIDGNNWMFPVCYGVFGSETTENWACFFSRLHQAIRSPPGLVISTDVGKGIDSAVTKVFKSGVEYRECMRHLVANFQK; encoded by the exons ATGGAGGCCCCACGATTCCTCAACAAGATTTTCCCTCAAGATCAGGCAGATCTTTCATGGGTTCCTGAGGG GATGGATCCTAATTCGTCCTACATGCTTGCTGTGCGTGTGGGTGCTTATGTGAAATTTACTGATGATGGTGGTCGTGAGTACTGTCAGGCATGTAATATTCCTATGATTTTAGACCGGGATATGACAAATTGGAATGACTTGCTGATTGACATTGGTACAGAAATTAATCTAAGCTCTAAACACAAGTTGCGTGTCACCTATTGGGATAATATGAGTCGCACTTACGAAGAGATCACTTCTGACCAAAAATTGCTTCATGCAATTGATATGTATTGGGAGATAAGAAGGCTCTCAGTACAAGTGTGTGTTATGAAGAATGATGATTCAGATTGCTTGCATGATATTGGACGGCTGCAGAGCATGCCTTGTGTGCTGCAGGGAAGCACCGATGCCCCAGCCAACCAAATTATTGCACAACCTCCACTTGACATTGCATCATCACTTGTAGAGCCTTTAGTTCAGAACAATGCTGAAGTGGCATGGGTGGATGATGATATAGAGTATGTTGGGCTGGATGATGAGGATTCAGTATCTGATTCATCTGATCGTGAAGTGTACGGTGATGTAGATTGTGTTGGTTTAGAGGATGAATTAGTTGTGGAGGATGCACAGAGTTGTGAGACAATTATCCATGCAACTGACCTAGAGAACCCAACAATAAAAGTCGGTGTAACTTTCGTGGATAGTACTACTTTTAAGAAGGCTATTAGGCAATATGCAATAAAAGGTGAATATGAAATTGCAACTCCCTATTCTGAGGCAAAAAGATATAGAGGCTATTGCAAAGCTGATGGGTGCAAGTGGCGGATACATGCTTCACAATTGCAGGATGGAAGGACTTGGCAG ATAAAGAAGATTCCTGTTGATCACACTTGTCAAAGCACAGGAAAAGTTGAGAAGAACTGCATGACGACAAATCATTGGGTCAGGGACAGGGTTCTTGATTGGCTTGCAAAGGACGCTACAATTGGGGCTAAAGCATTGCAGAAAAGGCTACAAGAACAGTACCATCTACAATTATCATATTGGGTGGTGTGGGATGGAAGAAATATGGCTTTAGAACAACTCAAAGGGAGGTGGGATGACAGCTTTGCACATGCTTTCAGATTCAAGGCTGAGGTAGAGAGGACCAATCCTGGCAGTTTGGTTGACATTGAATATGAGCAAGATAGGAAGAAGATGAAATTTACCAGAATGTTTGTTGCCTTCAAAGCTAGTGTGGATGGTTTTTTGAATGGTTGCAGGCCTTTTCTTGGTGTGGACTCCACCCATTTGACTGGGAAATGGAAGGGTCAACTTGCATCTGCGACTGCTATTGATGGGAACAATTGGATGTTTCCAGTGTGTTATGGTGTGTTTGGATCAGAGACAACTGAAAATTGGGCTTGTTTTTTTAGTAGACTTCATCAAGCTATTAGATCACCTCCAGGCCTAGTGATATCAACTGATGTAGGCAAAGGAATTGATTCTGCTGTTACTAAAGTCTTCAAAAGTGGGGTTGAGTATAGAGAGTGCATGAGGCACTTAGTTGCAAACTTCCAAAAGTGA
- the LOC136521716 gene encoding uncharacterized protein produces the protein MEKMFLRRKIARKLEEKILPNVMKDLNARSRGLKYMWRYSHKDGGKDTDMLGEVEGVTRDLVHWRHSVDLEERKCTCRRWQVTGLPCTHALCIITSIRGCKIEDYVHEYYSVPKFKKAYEKSIKPMIDKKQWPQVNQGFKLWPPVLKRPAGRPRVRRLKPAAEGGSGKRTTRCKRCKQLGHMAKTCNEYVYDSDAPPPAPPKPKRKRGKKNATIVPSSISEPPQEQPSHADPFATPTRAITSVPTTSPVTRSMSRRLLKYEASTPTRAIASISTPSPLTRSRKRMLELEGNIEPVQCLALSPDPTHEKGKPKKLKVVRSKKA, from the exons ATGGAAAAAATGTTCTTGAGAAGAAAAATTGCTCGGAAGCTTGAAGAGAAGATATTGCCAAATGTTATGAAGGACCTCAATGCAAGGAGCAGGGGGCTAAAATATATGTGGAGGTATTCACACAAAGATGGTGGCAAAGATACTGATATGTTAGGTGAAGTCGAAGGTGTTACAAGGGATCTAGTTCATTGGAGGCACAGTGTTGATCTTGAGGAGAGGAAGTGCACCTGCAGGCGATGGCAAGTTACTGGTCTGCCATGTACACATGCTTTGTGTATTATCACATCAATTCGGGGTTGCAAGATTGAAGATTATGTTCATGAATACTACTCTGTGCCAAAGTTCAAGAAAGCCTATGAAAAGTCTATAAAGCCAATGATTGACAAAAAACAGTGGCCTCAAGTGAATCAAGGGTTCAAGCTATGGCCTCCAGTTCTAAAAAGGCCGGCTGGGAGGCCAAGGGTGAGAAGGTTAAAACCAGCTGCAGAAGGAGGATCTGGAAAGAGAACCACAAGATGCAAAAGGTGCAAGCAGCTTGGACACATGGCGAAAACATGTAATGAATATGTTTATGATTCTGATGCACCACCTCCTGCCCCTCCGAAGCCAAAAAGAAAGAGAGGCAAGAAAAATGCCACAATAGTGCCATCTAGTATTTCTGAGCCACCACAGGAACAACCATCACATGCTGACCCATT TGCTACACCAACTAGAGCCATCACTTCTGTTCCTACAACAAGTCCTGTGACAAGGAG TATGTCAAGGAGGTTGTTGAAATATGAAGCATCTACACCGACTAGAGCCATTGCTTCTATTTCGACACCAAGCCCTCTCACAAGAAG CCGTAAGAGGATGCTAGAACTTGAAGGCAATATAGAACCTGTTCAATGTCTTGCTCTATCTCCAGATCCTACCCATGAGAAGGGAAAGCCAAAGAAGTTGAAGGTTGTCAGATCCAAGAAAGCTTAG
- the LOC136521787 gene encoding ATPase 6, plasma membrane-type-like isoform X2 — protein MASISPETIGGDVNLSKIPVEEVFKTLKCDRKGLSSTEGENRLRTFGPNMLEEKKENNLLKFLGFMWNPLSWVMEMAAIMAIALANGGGRPPDWQDFVGIVSLLFINSTISYIEEANAGNAAAALMAGLAPKTKLLRDGRWEEQDASILVPGDIISIKLGDIVPADARLLEGDPLKIDQSALTGESLPVNKHPGQEVFSGSTVKQGEIEAVVIATGVRTFFGKAAHLVDSTNNVGHFQQVLTAIGNFCIISIAAGMLVEIVVMYPIQHRAYRDGIDNLLVLLIGGIPIAMPTVLSVTMAIGSHRLSQQGAITKRMTAIEEMAGMDMLCSDKTGTLTLNKLTVDKSLIEVYSKGVNKDMVLLYAARASRVENQDAIDTCIVNMLADPKEARAGIQEVHFLPFNPVEKRTAITYIDGNGDWHRVSKGAPEQIIELCNMGAEAEKKVHALIDGYADRGLRSLGVSYQQVPEKSKESAGDPWQFIGLLPLFDPPRHDSAETIRRALHLGVNVKMITGDQLAIGKETGRRLGMGTNMYPSTTLLGDKNSTVNGMHIDELIEKADGFAGVFPEHKYEIVKRLQDRNHICGMTGDGVNDAPALKKADIGIAVDDATDAARSASDIVLTEPGLSVIVSAVLTSRSIFQRMKNYTIYAVSITIRIVLGFLLIALIWKFDFAPFMVLIIAILNDGTIMTISKDRVKPSPTPDSWKLDEIFATGVVLGTYMAIVTAVFFYLAHDTGFFTDVFGVMSIKENDRELMAALYLQVSIISQALIFVTRSRSWSFVERPGFLLLFAFFAAQLVATCIAVYANWDFCRMQGIGWAWGGAIWIFSVVTYVPLDVLKFMIRAALRGKATGNNVQNK, from the exons ATGGCGTCCATCTCCCCGGAGACCATAGGCGGGGACGTCAATCTG TCCAAGATTCCGGTGGAGGAGGTGTTCAAGACGCTGAAATGCGACCGCAAGGGGCTGTCCAGTACGGAGGGCGAGAACCGGCTCCGGACGTTCGGACCCAACATGctggaggagaagaaggagaacaaCCTGCTCAAGTTCCTGGGCTTCATGTGGAACCCGCTCTCGTGGGTCATGGAGATGGCGGCCATCATGGCCATCGCGCTCGCCAATGGCGGCGGCAGGCCGCCCGACTGGCAGGACTTCGTCGGGATCGTCTCGCTGCTCTTCATCAACTCCACCATCAGCTACATCGAGGAGGCCAACGCCGGGAACGCCGCCGCGGCGCTCATGGCCGGGCTGGCGCCCAAGACCAAGCTGCTGAGGGACGGCAGGTGGGAGGAGCAGGACGCGTCGATCCTCGTGCCCGGTGACATCATCAGCATCAAGCTCGGCGACATCGTCCCCGCCGACGCGAGGCTGCTCGAGGGCGACCCGCTCAAGATCGACCAGTCGGCGCTCACCGGTGAGTCGCTCCCCGTGAACAAGCACCCTGGGCAGGAGGTGTTCTCGGGCTCCACCGTGAAGCAGGGAGAGATCGAGGCCGTCGTCATCGCCACCGGGGTGCGCACCTTCTTCGGAAAGGCGGCGCACCTCGTCGACAGCACCAACAACGTCGGCCACTTCCAGCAGGTGCTCACGGCCATCGGCAACTTCTGCATCATCTCCATCGCTGCCGGCATGCTGGTCGAGATCGTCGTCATGTACCCGATCCAGCACCGCGCCTACCGCGACGGCATCGACAACCTCCTCGTGCTGCTCATCGGCGGGATCCCCATCGCCATGCCCACCGTGCTCTCGGTCACCATGGCCATCGGCTCCCACCGCCTGTCGCAGCAGGGGGCCATCACCAAGCGCATGACGGCCATCGAGGAGATGGCCGGCATGGACATGCTCTGCAGCGACAAGACCGGCACCCTCACCCTCAACAAGCTCACCGTCGACAAGTCCCTCATCGAGGTGTACTCCAAGGGCGTCAACAAGGACATGGTGCTCCTCTACGCCGCGAGGGCTTCCCGTGTCGAGAACCAGGACGCCATCGACACCTGTATCGTGAACATGCTAGCCGACCCCAAGGAGGCCCGCGCTGGCATCCAGGAAGTCCACTTCCTCCCCTTTAACCCGGTCGAGAAGCGCACGGCCATCACCTACATCGACGGCAATGGGGACTGGCACAGGGTCAGCAAGGGTGCTCCCGAGCAGATCATCGAGCTCTGCAACATGGGCGCCGAGGCCGAGAAGAAGGTCCATGCCTTGATCGACGGGTATGCCGACCGCGGCCTCCGGTCGCTCGGCGTGTCGTACCAGCAGGTGCCGGAGAAGAGCAAGGAGAGCGCCGGCGACCCGTGGCAGTTCATCGGCCTCCTGCCCCTGTTCGACCCGCCGAGGCACGACAGCGCGGAGACCATCCGCCGCGCGCTCCACCTGGGCGTCAACGTGAAGATGATCACCGGTGACCAGCTCGCCATCGGCAAGGAGACCGGCCGCCGGCTCGGCATGGGCACCAACATGTACCCCTCCACCACGCTACTGGGCGACAAGAACAGCACGGTGAACGGCATGCACATCGACGAGCTCATCGAGAAGGCCGACGGCTTCGCGGGGGTCTTCCCCGAGCACAAGTACGAGATCGTGAAGCGGCTGCAGGACCGGAACCATATCTGCGGCATGACCGGGGACGGCGTGAACGACGCACCGGCGCTGAAGAAGGCGGACATCGGCATCGCCGTGGACGACGCGACGGACGCGGCCCGGAGCGCGTCGGACATCGTGCTGACGGAGCCCGGGCTGAGCGTGATCGTGAGCGCCGTGCTGACGAGCCGCTCCATCTTCCAGCGCATGAAGAACTACACCATCTACGCCGTGTCCATCACCATCCGCATCGTGCTGGGCTTCCTCCTCATCGCTCTCATCTGGAAGTTCGACTTCGCGCCCTTCATGGTGCTCATCATCGCCATCCTCAACGACGGCACCATCATGACCATCTCCAAGGACCGCGTGAAGCCGTCGCCCACCCCCGACTCGTGGAAGCTCGACGAGATCTTCGCCACCGGCGTCGTGCTCGGCACCTACATGGCCATCGTCACCGCCGTCTTCTTCTACCTCGCCCACGACACCGGCTTCTTCACG GACGTGTTCGGCGTGATGTCGATCAAGGAGAACGACAGGGAGCTGATGGCGGCGCTGTACCTCCAAGTGAGCATCATCAGCCAGGCGCTCATCTTCGTGACGCGGTCCCGGAGCTGGTCCTTCGTGGAGCGGCCGGGCTTTCTCCTGCTCTTCGCCTTCTTCGCCGCCCAGCTGGTGGCGACGTGCATCGCGGTGTACGCCAACTGGGACTTCTGCCGCATGCAGGGGATCGGCTGGGCGTGGGGCGGCGCCATCTGGATCTTCAGCGTCGTCACCTACGTCCCGCTCGACGTGCTCAAGTTCATGATCCGCGCCGCGCTCAGAGGCAAGGCCACGGGCAACAACGTCCAGAACAAG TGA
- the LOC136521045 gene encoding uncharacterized protein, producing MLPPLSSAPSRLLPRRTVAAATAATASSPSPSPSPSPAGGHGRRPLRYAVLGAGFAGLSVAWHLLKHSPRDSRVSVDIYDENGVGGGASGVSGGLLHPYSPKVKLLWRGAEFWKESMDLLRSAEQANRTTGSDTTNEDDNLIWRRGIVRPPTTEKAADILLESCLESCSLQLLDSDAAQRLIPGLCTPFDFAVYMPLALNINPKKYLQALFSACQNLADEASSLQSEQKEFKLYKQHVDNLHHLSGNYDSVIICLGAKARSLPELANKLPLRTCRGVIAEFQLPSNTVEEYGSQSPSILSDAWLAFQGPRTVSIGSTWQWKSENDSSTVSDEESLTAMEELLPKASGVYPRINKWDFVGARAGIRAMPPLTANGSLPLLGCLDDLLGKKSNCTFWLVGGLGARGLLYHGLVGKLTAKAVISCDENIIPPEFTCWNTIKP from the exons ATGTTGCCCCCGCTTTCTTCGGCTCCTTCCCGTCTGCTCCCCAGGCGAACTGTCGCTGCCGCCACCGCGGCCACCGcctcctcgccctcgccctcgccttcGCCTTCGCCCGCGGGAGGGCACGGCCGCCGCCCCCTGCGCTACGCCGTCCTCGGCGCCGGCTTCGCGGGTCTCTCCGTCGCCTGGCACCTCCTCAAG CATAGCCCCAGGGATTCCCGCGTGTCGGTGGACATCTACGACGAGAACGGCGTCGGGGGAGGCGCGTCGGGCGTCTCGGGAGGGCTTCTCCATCCCTACTCGCCTAAAG TGAAGCTTCTCTGGAGGGGTGCTGAGTTCTGGAAAGAGAGCATGGATCTCCTTCGAAGCGCAGAGCAAGCAAACAGAACCACGGGGTCAGATACAACTAATGAAGATGATAACCTTATCTGGAGAAG GGGAATTGTACGGCCACCTACAACGGAGAAAGCTGCAGACATATTGCTGGAG AGTTGCCTCGAGAGTTGCAGCCTTCAACTGCTTGATTCTGATGCTGCACAGCGTCTGATCCCTGGGCTGTGTACCCCATTTGACTTCGCAGTTTACATGCCACTGGCACTGAACATCAACCCTAAGAAATATCTACAG GCACTGTTCTCTGCATGCCAAAATCTGGCAGATGAAGCATCCTCGTTACAGAGTGAGCAGAAAGAGTTCAAGCTTTACAAGCAACATGTTGATAATCTACACCATTTGTCAG GCAATTATGATTCGGTGATCATCTGCCTTGGGGCCAAGGCTCGCTCACTTCCTGAACTTGCAAATAAGTTGCCTCTTAGGACCTGTAGAGGAGTTATCGCTGAATTTCAGTTGCCATCCAATACAGT AGAAGAGTATGGCAGTCAAAGCCCTTCAATCTTATCTGATGCATGGCTGGCATTCCAAGGTCCTCGAACTGTTTCTATCGGATCAACTTGGCAATGGAAGTCAGAGAACGATTCTTCAACTGTATCTGATGAAGAATCTCTTACTGCAATGGAAGAGTTGCTCCCAAAAGCTTCTGGCGTATATCCAAGAATAAATAAATGGGATTTTGTAGGTGCAAGAGCTGGAATACGAGCCATGCCTCCACTTACAGCTAATGGGTCGTTGCCACTGTTGGGTTGTTTGGATGATTTACTAGGCAAGAAGAGCAACTGCACATTTTGGCTAGTTGGTGGACTTGGTGCAAGAGGTCTTCTGTATCATGGTTTAGTTGGAAAGTTGACTGCCAAAGCTGTGATTTCCTGTGATGAAAACATAATACCTCCTGAGTTCACATGCTGGAATACAATTAAGCCTTAG
- the LOC136521787 gene encoding ATPase 6, plasma membrane-type-like isoform X1 yields the protein MASISPETIGGDVNLSKIPVEEVFKTLKCDRKGLSSTEGENRLRTFGPNMLEEKKENNLLKFLGFMWNPLSWVMEMAAIMAIALANGGGRPPDWQDFVGIVSLLFINSTISYIEEANAGNAAAALMAGLAPKTKLLRDGRWEEQDASILVPGDIISIKLGDIVPADARLLEGDPLKIDQSALTGESLPVNKHPGQEVFSGSTVKQGEIEAVVIATGVRTFFGKAAHLVDSTNNVGHFQQVLTAIGNFCIISIAAGMLVEIVVMYPIQHRAYRDGIDNLLVLLIGGIPIAMPTVLSVTMAIGSHRLSQQGAITKRMTAIEEMAGMDMLCSDKTGTLTLNKLTVDKSLIEVYSKGVNKDMVLLYAARASRVENQDAIDTCIVNMLADPKEARAGIQEVHFLPFNPVEKRTAITYIDGNGDWHRVSKGAPEQIIELCNMGAEAEKKVHALIDGYADRGLRSLGVSYQQVPEKSKESAGDPWQFIGLLPLFDPPRHDSAETIRRALHLGVNVKMITGDQLAIGKETGRRLGMGTNMYPSTTLLGDKNSTVNGMHIDELIEKADGFAGVFPEHKYEIVKRLQDRNHICGMTGDGVNDAPALKKADIGIAVDDATDAARSASDIVLTEPGLSVIVSAVLTSRSIFQRMKNYTIYAVSITIRIVLGFLLIALIWKFDFAPFMVLIIAILNDGTIMTISKDRVKPSPTPDSWKLDEIFATGVVLGTYMAIVTAVFFYLAHDTGFFTDVFGVMSIKENDRELMAALYLQVSIISQALIFVTRSRSWSFVERPGFLLLFAFFAAQLVATCIAVYANWDFCRMQGIGWAWGGAIWIFSVVTYVPLDVLKFMIRAALRGKATGNNVQNKASLATLAQTAPLLSSTLP from the exons ATGGCGTCCATCTCCCCGGAGACCATAGGCGGGGACGTCAATCTG TCCAAGATTCCGGTGGAGGAGGTGTTCAAGACGCTGAAATGCGACCGCAAGGGGCTGTCCAGTACGGAGGGCGAGAACCGGCTCCGGACGTTCGGACCCAACATGctggaggagaagaaggagaacaaCCTGCTCAAGTTCCTGGGCTTCATGTGGAACCCGCTCTCGTGGGTCATGGAGATGGCGGCCATCATGGCCATCGCGCTCGCCAATGGCGGCGGCAGGCCGCCCGACTGGCAGGACTTCGTCGGGATCGTCTCGCTGCTCTTCATCAACTCCACCATCAGCTACATCGAGGAGGCCAACGCCGGGAACGCCGCCGCGGCGCTCATGGCCGGGCTGGCGCCCAAGACCAAGCTGCTGAGGGACGGCAGGTGGGAGGAGCAGGACGCGTCGATCCTCGTGCCCGGTGACATCATCAGCATCAAGCTCGGCGACATCGTCCCCGCCGACGCGAGGCTGCTCGAGGGCGACCCGCTCAAGATCGACCAGTCGGCGCTCACCGGTGAGTCGCTCCCCGTGAACAAGCACCCTGGGCAGGAGGTGTTCTCGGGCTCCACCGTGAAGCAGGGAGAGATCGAGGCCGTCGTCATCGCCACCGGGGTGCGCACCTTCTTCGGAAAGGCGGCGCACCTCGTCGACAGCACCAACAACGTCGGCCACTTCCAGCAGGTGCTCACGGCCATCGGCAACTTCTGCATCATCTCCATCGCTGCCGGCATGCTGGTCGAGATCGTCGTCATGTACCCGATCCAGCACCGCGCCTACCGCGACGGCATCGACAACCTCCTCGTGCTGCTCATCGGCGGGATCCCCATCGCCATGCCCACCGTGCTCTCGGTCACCATGGCCATCGGCTCCCACCGCCTGTCGCAGCAGGGGGCCATCACCAAGCGCATGACGGCCATCGAGGAGATGGCCGGCATGGACATGCTCTGCAGCGACAAGACCGGCACCCTCACCCTCAACAAGCTCACCGTCGACAAGTCCCTCATCGAGGTGTACTCCAAGGGCGTCAACAAGGACATGGTGCTCCTCTACGCCGCGAGGGCTTCCCGTGTCGAGAACCAGGACGCCATCGACACCTGTATCGTGAACATGCTAGCCGACCCCAAGGAGGCCCGCGCTGGCATCCAGGAAGTCCACTTCCTCCCCTTTAACCCGGTCGAGAAGCGCACGGCCATCACCTACATCGACGGCAATGGGGACTGGCACAGGGTCAGCAAGGGTGCTCCCGAGCAGATCATCGAGCTCTGCAACATGGGCGCCGAGGCCGAGAAGAAGGTCCATGCCTTGATCGACGGGTATGCCGACCGCGGCCTCCGGTCGCTCGGCGTGTCGTACCAGCAGGTGCCGGAGAAGAGCAAGGAGAGCGCCGGCGACCCGTGGCAGTTCATCGGCCTCCTGCCCCTGTTCGACCCGCCGAGGCACGACAGCGCGGAGACCATCCGCCGCGCGCTCCACCTGGGCGTCAACGTGAAGATGATCACCGGTGACCAGCTCGCCATCGGCAAGGAGACCGGCCGCCGGCTCGGCATGGGCACCAACATGTACCCCTCCACCACGCTACTGGGCGACAAGAACAGCACGGTGAACGGCATGCACATCGACGAGCTCATCGAGAAGGCCGACGGCTTCGCGGGGGTCTTCCCCGAGCACAAGTACGAGATCGTGAAGCGGCTGCAGGACCGGAACCATATCTGCGGCATGACCGGGGACGGCGTGAACGACGCACCGGCGCTGAAGAAGGCGGACATCGGCATCGCCGTGGACGACGCGACGGACGCGGCCCGGAGCGCGTCGGACATCGTGCTGACGGAGCCCGGGCTGAGCGTGATCGTGAGCGCCGTGCTGACGAGCCGCTCCATCTTCCAGCGCATGAAGAACTACACCATCTACGCCGTGTCCATCACCATCCGCATCGTGCTGGGCTTCCTCCTCATCGCTCTCATCTGGAAGTTCGACTTCGCGCCCTTCATGGTGCTCATCATCGCCATCCTCAACGACGGCACCATCATGACCATCTCCAAGGACCGCGTGAAGCCGTCGCCCACCCCCGACTCGTGGAAGCTCGACGAGATCTTCGCCACCGGCGTCGTGCTCGGCACCTACATGGCCATCGTCACCGCCGTCTTCTTCTACCTCGCCCACGACACCGGCTTCTTCACG GACGTGTTCGGCGTGATGTCGATCAAGGAGAACGACAGGGAGCTGATGGCGGCGCTGTACCTCCAAGTGAGCATCATCAGCCAGGCGCTCATCTTCGTGACGCGGTCCCGGAGCTGGTCCTTCGTGGAGCGGCCGGGCTTTCTCCTGCTCTTCGCCTTCTTCGCCGCCCAGCTGGTGGCGACGTGCATCGCGGTGTACGCCAACTGGGACTTCTGCCGCATGCAGGGGATCGGCTGGGCGTGGGGCGGCGCCATCTGGATCTTCAGCGTCGTCACCTACGTCCCGCTCGACGTGCTCAAGTTCATGATCCGCGCCGCGCTCAGAGGCAAGGCCACGGGCAACAACGTCCAGAACAAGGCAAGCTTGGCCACTCTCGCTCAAACTGCTCCACTGTTGTCGTCTACTCTGCCTTGA
- the LOC136521715 gene encoding uncharacterized protein isoform X2, with translation MSRTYEEITSDQKLLHAIDMYWEIRRLSVQVCVMKNDDSDCLHDIGRLQSMPCVLQGSTDAPANQIIAQPPLDIASSLVEPLVQNNAEVAWVDDDIEYVGLDDEDSVSDSSDREVYGDVDCVGLEDELVVEDAQSCETIIHATDLENPTIKVGVTFVDSTTFKKAIRQYAIKGEYEIATPYSEAKRYRGYCKADGCKWRIHASQLQDGRTWQIKKIPVDHTCQSTGKVEKNCMTTNHWVRDRVLDWLAKDATIGAKALQKRLQEQYHLQLSYWVVWDGRNMALEQLKGRWDDSFAHAFRFKAEVERTNPGSLVDIEYEQDRKKMKFTRMFVAFKASVDGFLNGCRPFLGVDSTHLTGKWKGQLASATAIDGNNWMFPVCYGVFGSETTENWACFFSRLHQAIRSPPGLVISTDVGKGIDSAVTKVFKSGVEYRECMRHLVANFQK, from the exons ATGAGTCGCACTTACGAAGAGATCACTTCTGACCAAAAATTGCTTCATGCAATTGATATGTATTGGGAGATAAGAAGGCTCTCAGTACAAGTGTGTGTTATGAAGAATGATGATTCAGATTGCTTGCATGATATTGGACGGCTGCAGAGCATGCCTTGTGTGCTGCAGGGAAGCACCGATGCCCCAGCCAACCAAATTATTGCACAACCTCCACTTGACATTGCATCATCACTTGTAGAGCCTTTAGTTCAGAACAATGCTGAAGTGGCATGGGTGGATGATGATATAGAGTATGTTGGGCTGGATGATGAGGATTCAGTATCTGATTCATCTGATCGTGAAGTGTACGGTGATGTAGATTGTGTTGGTTTAGAGGATGAATTAGTTGTGGAGGATGCACAGAGTTGTGAGACAATTATCCATGCAACTGACCTAGAGAACCCAACAATAAAAGTCGGTGTAACTTTCGTGGATAGTACTACTTTTAAGAAGGCTATTAGGCAATATGCAATAAAAGGTGAATATGAAATTGCAACTCCCTATTCTGAGGCAAAAAGATATAGAGGCTATTGCAAAGCTGATGGGTGCAAGTGGCGGATACATGCTTCACAATTGCAGGATGGAAGGACTTGGCAG ATAAAGAAGATTCCTGTTGATCACACTTGTCAAAGCACAGGAAAAGTTGAGAAGAACTGCATGACGACAAATCATTGGGTCAGGGACAGGGTTCTTGATTGGCTTGCAAAGGACGCTACAATTGGGGCTAAAGCATTGCAGAAAAGGCTACAAGAACAGTACCATCTACAATTATCATATTGGGTGGTGTGGGATGGAAGAAATATGGCTTTAGAACAACTCAAAGGGAGGTGGGATGACAGCTTTGCACATGCTTTCAGATTCAAGGCTGAGGTAGAGAGGACCAATCCTGGCAGTTTGGTTGACATTGAATATGAGCAAGATAGGAAGAAGATGAAATTTACCAGAATGTTTGTTGCCTTCAAAGCTAGTGTGGATGGTTTTTTGAATGGTTGCAGGCCTTTTCTTGGTGTGGACTCCACCCATTTGACTGGGAAATGGAAGGGTCAACTTGCATCTGCGACTGCTATTGATGGGAACAATTGGATGTTTCCAGTGTGTTATGGTGTGTTTGGATCAGAGACAACTGAAAATTGGGCTTGTTTTTTTAGTAGACTTCATCAAGCTATTAGATCACCTCCAGGCCTAGTGATATCAACTGATGTAGGCAAAGGAATTGATTCTGCTGTTACTAAAGTCTTCAAAAGTGGGGTTGAGTATAGAGAGTGCATGAGGCACTTAGTTGCAAACTTCCAAAAGTGA